Proteins encoded together in one Bradyrhizobium sp. CB82 window:
- a CDS encoding outer membrane beta-barrel protein, whose translation MRRVLLSTVVIALVAPAAAADLAPRPYTKTSPAVIPIYDWTGFYVGLNGGGGSAHQCWDVVNAGGLVIAPPLAMGCQNATGGTVGGQIGYRWQIANSVFGLEAQGNWANFKGSNANLAFAGVQDEAKLDAFGLMTGQIGYAWNNVLVYVKGGAAVVRDKYRVYDFGTGLTLNNGSETRWGGAVGAGLEFDFAPNWSVGVEYDHLFLSHRDVDFFSTGIVGVPVGAFAGTARIGQDVDIGMVRVNYRWGAPVTATY comes from the coding sequence ATGAGAAGAGTCCTGCTGAGCACGGTCGTCATTGCTTTGGTCGCTCCTGCCGCTGCCGCTGATTTGGCCCCACGGCCCTACACCAAAACATCCCCTGCGGTCATTCCGATCTACGATTGGACTGGTTTCTACGTCGGCCTCAATGGTGGTGGCGGCTCGGCCCATCAGTGCTGGGATGTGGTCAATGCCGGCGGTCTCGTCATAGCTCCGCCCCTTGCAATGGGATGTCAGAATGCAACCGGAGGCACCGTCGGCGGTCAGATCGGCTACCGCTGGCAGATAGCGAACTCGGTGTTCGGCCTGGAGGCCCAGGGCAACTGGGCCAATTTCAAGGGCTCCAACGCGAATCTCGCTTTCGCAGGCGTCCAGGATGAAGCCAAGCTCGATGCATTCGGTCTGATGACGGGCCAAATCGGTTACGCCTGGAATAATGTCCTGGTCTATGTAAAAGGCGGCGCTGCGGTTGTCCGGGACAAATACCGTGTCTACGATTTTGGGACCGGGCTCACCCTCAACAACGGTAGCGAAACCCGCTGGGGCGGAGCGGTTGGTGCGGGCCTTGAATTTGACTTCGCTCCGAATTGGTCCGTCGGCGTTGAGTACGATCACTTGTTCCTGAGCCATCGGGACGTGGACTTCTTTTCAACCGGGATAGTGGGTGTTCCGGTGGGGGCTTTTGCAGGAACGGCCCGTATTGGTCAGGACGTCGACATCGGTATGGTCCGCGTGAACTATCGCTGGGGTGCTCCCGTTACCGCGACATATTGA